Sequence from the Bremerella volcania genome:
GGAACCATCTTGCACACCTGGTAGGTGTACTCTTGGGTTTCTGGACGGCAAACCATGTGCTTGACTTCCTTCTGCTTGGTCTCGGTGACCATGTTGCAGACCTTGTAAGTCTGAGTACGTTCTTCCGGCTTCATGACGCACACGGTGTAGGTGTACGGCACTTCTTCGGTGACCTGACGCATGACGGTGCATTCGTAGGCTTCTTCGACGACGTTAGGAACCCAAACCTTGCAGGCAGTTGGGCAACCGCAGCAGTCGGTGCTGCACTTGGTTTGCCAGCAGCCACGATCCACGCAGCGGGTCTTGGTAACGGTTTCAGGAACCATCTTGCAAACGGTCTTGGTACCGGTGCGTTCTTCCTGGTGAGGAACCATCACGGTGGTGGTCTTCGTCTTGGTTTCCCAGACTGGCTTGGTGACGGTGTAGTCAACGACCTTGGTTTCCCAGTCTTGAACCATCACGGTCTTGGTGCCGGTCTTGGTTTCGTAGACGGGCTTGCAGACGGTGTAGTTGACCAGCTTGGTTTCCCAAGTTGGAACCATGACGGTCTTGGTACCGGTCTTGGTTTCATAGACCGGCTTACGAACGCAGTAGTCGACCAGCTTGGTCTTGGTCACGGGAACCATGACCGTCTTGGTGCCAGTCTTGGTTTCGTAAACTGGCTTTTTCACGCAGTAATCGACCATCTTCGTCTTGGTTACGGGAACCATGACCGTCTTGGTGCCGGTCTTGGTTTCGTAAACCGGCTTGTTCACCGTGTATTCAACGACCTTGGTTTCCCAAGTCGGAACAGTCACGGTGTACTCTTTGGTGACGTAGCTGGTTTCCGGAACGCGTTTGCACACCTTGTAGGTTTGTTCCCGAGTTTCGGGAGTGCATACGGTCTTGGTTACGGTGCGGGTTTCCATCACCGTCGTAGGAACCATGACGGTCTTTTCGACCATAGTCACAGGTGCGGCTTCACCGCACGAAGAACAAGAGGCCGTGCCACACCCAGTGTCACAGCTGGTTGCACATGGTGACGCACAGCCAGCGTGGCAGTGACGTCGACCCGCTTCCGCCAGTTGCGGAACGCTCAAGAAGGCCATCGTAAGTACGAGAACAACACGGAGCATAATCAATCTTTCCCCCAGAAACTTTCTGAAAACAAGTAGGTCGTAAGGGCGTCTCACCCGACGCCTCTTTAACAGTAGGTCATTCATTAGCTTTAACTGGCAAAGTTCGATTCTAACGGCTGCGCTAGTCAGGTTAAATTAGGTTCTTGTGTATTTTAGGCAAAATATACAAGCAACTACCCAAGCAACCTGAGGGAGGGGCTGATTCGCAAGTTGCGGGGTGTTATCAACAATACAGAAGAACTTCCCTCGCTCGTCTGCTCGGTTGAGGACATTCCACGGTGCAAGCCAAACGAACATGCTGCGTCATCATCGCCGCGCTAGGTCTCCTAGCCGCGGCATGTGGCCTCATCGCATCCCTTGTGCCAACTTTGCTTCCAAGTCCAGCCACAGCAACGATTTTTGCAATCCTGGCGATCGCCATCACGTTCACCGCCGTGGTGACGCTTGCCTCGACCAATTCCGATTCTGCCCCAACTGGTACGGATGCCACACAAGAGAATTCACGGCTAAAGCTCGAGCTTGATACGCTGCGGCACCTGAACGCCCAGTTGTTGGAAGACAAGTTCTTTCTGCAGTTCCTAAAAGCCGATCAGGATCACGAGCGGCAACTATTGGCCCTCGATCTACATGACTTGACTTTGCCAAATCTGACGTCTTCGTTATTTCAGATGGAAGCGCTCGGCCAACGCCTCAGCGGCATGGATGACTCGCTCGATGGGACGATCGACCTGCTTCGCGAAAGCATGCATCAAACGCGCCGGGTGATGAACTGCTTGTCGCCGACGCTGGTCCAGGATGAAGGAGTCGTCGCCAGTTTGCAGCGCCTGGTCGATCACTTCCAGGCATCGGTCGACAGCGTGCGGTTTCACCACGACGTCGAGTTCGATCGGCTTTCTCCATTGTGTGAATGCGCGCTAATTCAACTAGTCCGCGAAGCGCTGGATCAGATCCGCCGCAATCGATTCGCACAGAACGTGGAACTGGAGCTTGTGCAAGAGGACGACCGGCTGCGCTTGGCCATCACCGATGACGGTGCGGGGAATCTGGCCGACAGCCCGCGGATTCAAGATTGCCTGGAGATTCTGTCGGGCCATCAAGCGGCACAGCACCAACAGGGGTCGGGACACGTGATGCGAGTAGAGTTTTCCGTCACCGATTTGATTCAATCGGACACGATCAAGGAAAAATCGCGAGCATTCAGTTGATCTGCGTCGGAAAGAACGGCTAAGCGGTTATACTGTAATCTGCCTGCCCCGGTTTTGCTTCTTCGATTCCCCTGTTCTTTGGTTACCATGCGCGTCGCCCTATTCGTTCCCTGCTACATCGATCAACTCTACCCGCGCGTGGCCATGGCCACTTTAGATCTGCTGGAACAACTGGGCGTCGACGTGGAATTTCCAGCAGCCCAAACGTGCTGCGGGCAGCCGATGCTTAACAGCGGCTGCGATACCGATGCGTTGCCGCTGGCCGAGCGGTTTGTCGAGATCTTCTCGGGCTACGATGCCATCGTTTGTCCCAGCGGTAGCTGCGTGTCGATGGTGAAGAATCACTACGATCACCTTTTGCACGAGAACGCCAATTACGACACGCTCCGCACGCAGATCTTTGAACTGTGCGAATTTCTGGTCGACGTGCTGAAGATTGATTCGCTGCCGGTCAAGTTTCCCTACAAGGTCGGTCTCCATTCAAGCTGTCACGGCCTGCGTGAACTTCGCCTGGCCAGCGATAGCGAACTGAACGCTCCGGAATTCAACAAGCCGAAGCAACTGCTCGCACTGCTGGATGGCGTCGAGTTCGCCGAGCTGAAACGGAAAGACGAGTGTTGTGGCTTTGGTGGCACGTTTGCGGTTTCTGAAGAAGCGGTAAGCTGCACGATGGGGCGCGACCGGATCGCCGACCACCTGCAAGCCGGAACACAAGTACTTACCGCCGGCGACATGTCGTGCTTGATGCACCTGGCAGGCTTGATCAAACGCGAGAAGCAGCCCATCCGCGTCATGCACATCGCCGAGATCCTCGCCGGATACGAGGTACCCCAATGAGCGCTATCAAAAGCTACGATCACCCGACTAACGCCAACCAGTTCAACCAGGACCAGGACCGTACCCATTGGCACGACTCTTCGCTGTGGTTCATCCGCGAAAAGCGGGACCGCATGTCGAAGAGCTTGCCCGAGTGGGAAACGCTTCGATCGTGCGCGTCGCAGATCAAAGCCCACACCGTCAGCAAACTGGCCGACTACCTGGAAGAGTTCGAGAAGAACGCGACCGCTCGCGGGGTGCAAGTCCACTGGGCGAAAGATGCCGAAGAACACAACCAGATCGTGCTCGAGATTTTGCGAAAGCACCAGGCGAAGCGGATCGTCAAATCGAAATCGATGCTAACCGAAGAGTGCCACCTGAATCCGTGGCTCGAGAAGCACGGGATCGAAGTGGTCGATACCGACCTGGGAGAACGCATCGTTCAGTTGCGGCAAGAGCCCCCGTCCCACATCGTGATGCCCGCCATCCACCTGAAGAAGGAAGACGTCAGCAACACGTTTCACGAACATCTGCAAACCGAAAAAGGGAATAACGACCCGAACTACCTGACCGAGTCGGCTCGTCAGCACTTGCGGCAGAAGTTCTGCCAGGCCGACGTCGGCATCACCGGCGTGAACTTTGCCATCGCCGAAACGGGCGGCTTTGTCGTTTGCACCAACGAAGGGAACGCCGACCTGGGTGTTTCGCTGCCGAAGGTTCACATCGCGTGCATGGGAATCGAGAAGCTGATTCCCAAGGCCGATCACCTCAGCATCTTTCTGCGACTCTTGGCCCGCAGCGCGACCGGGCAGCCGATCACGACCTACTCTTCGCACTTCCACGGTCCCGTGGAAGGGGGCGAACTGCATATCGTGCTGGTCGACAACGGCCGCAGCAAAATCATGAACAGCGACGACTACCGAAACTCGCTCAAGTGCATTCGGTGCGGCGCGTGCATGAACACCTGCCCCGTCTATCGTCGTAGCGGCGGCCATAGCTACGCGGCGACGGTCCCGGGACCGATTGGTTCGATTCTCAATCCGCTTCGCGACGCCAAACACCACAAGACGCTGCCGTTTGCCTGTACGCTGTGCGGCAGTTGCAGCGACGTCTGCCCGGTAAAAATCAACCTGCACGAGCAGCTTCTTACGCTACGCACCGAAGTGAAAAACCAGAAGCAACTGCCGATGTCGAAAACGCTGCCGATGCGGATTGCGTCGTACGTGTTCCAGCGGCCGAAGCTGTATGCCTGGCTCGGGGGGATCGGCAAGTTCTTCCTGCGAACGATGCCCCGCTTCCTGATCTACAACCCGCTGAACCCCTGGGGACGTCATCGCGAGATGCCGGAAGCTCCGCCGGAAAGCTTCCGCCAGCAGTACGCCCAACGTGCGAAGAAGAAAAGCGACGACCGATGAGCAGCAAAGATCAAATCCTGAAGTCGGTCCGCAACCAGTTGGTTCCATCGGCCGATCTGCCGAGCCTGGACCAGGACTGGATTCAGTACGACGATGCCGTCGCCCACTTTGGCGAAGTCCTGCAAGCGGTCGGAGGAACCGCGATTGCCGTGGAAGGGATCGACGGACTAACCGAAGAACTCGCCAAGATTCCGGCCTACACCGACGCAAAGAAGACGGTCAGCTGCGTCGAAGGGCTCGTGGGAACGGTGGACCTGGATCGCGTCGAAGATCCGCACGAGTTGGAAGACGTCGACTACGCTGTTTTGCCGGGCGAGTTCGCGGTGGCCGAGAATGCGGCAGTGTGGGTGACCGATGCCAAGATCCGGCACCGGGTGATCCTCTTTATCCCGCAGCATATATCCCTGGTAATTCACTGCGCAGGCGGCAAGGTGGAAGAAGCCGTGGTCCACAACATGGCCGAGGCTTACCAGCGACTAGTGTGGAGTCGAAACGAATTCGGCTGCTTCATCTCGGGCCCCTCCAAGACGGCCGACATCGAGCAATCGCTTGTTATCGGAGCGCATGGGGCGCGTTCGCTGCATGTCTTTTTTGTCTTCTGAACGAGTCGCCTCGCTGGCCTCTTCATCGAGCTTCTTACGTTTCTCGCGCGGCTGATCTTCCGCGTTGCCTTCGCCTCGCTTTTCCTTGGCCAGGGCTACGTCGGACGTTTCGCGCTTACGCTCTTCCATACGCCGACGGCGACGATGCCACTCTTCCCACTGCTCCGGCGTGAAATGAGGACGGCCTTCCCAGTTTCGTCCGCGCTGGTCATCGTCACTACGACGACGCCGAGGAGGACCGTCGTGCCAGTCCCATTCCGGGGTAAGATCTCGGGTTTCGGTATTTACCATGGCGATCTGCTCGGCGGTCACCTGGTAGTGCAGAATCTCGGCCTGGCGGCGATTCTCGGGAACGCTTCGGATAACCTCCAGCATCGCGTAACCATCTTGCGGGCTGAGGTGAGTACTGCGGATCGCCCCTACGTCGGTCGTAACCTGGCGATCGACGACACGGCTCCACTTATCGACCAGGATCAGTTCCTGGCGATTGGCGGGCGCATCTTTGACCGGCTCAAGATCGGTGAGCACGTACACCTGGCAGTCGTCTCCATATTCGGAAACGAAGTCCGCTTTCAACCGAACGTTGTACTTGATCGGTCCCCATAGCGACTCTCGCGGCATGCTGTAAGCCAGGTACTGCTTCTGGAAATAAGCAACGTAGCTTGGCCCATGCATGTAAGCCAACGCACTAAAGAGAACTAACCCGGGCAAAACCACTTGGGTAATTTTGGTCCAGGTCGATTCCTTAAGGATCATGCTGTTACCTTCTCTGTCTGTTCTGTTCCGGGGACGAACGGCCAAGGTGGGTCGTGGGGGCCGCTCCAATAGAATCAACCGCGCAAAAGCACGCAGGTGTCGCTCTTCTCGTCACGATTCTCGCGGAATCTGCAAACTGGTCAAGTAATTCGCAAGCTTACGAATTCAGGTAAGACTAGACCACGACTCCCAAATCGCCAGCACGCTTTCTGATAGCGGCCTCGAAATAGTAGTAGCGTCGTCCCTTATCGTACTTCCGCGACCACTGAAAGGTCGAGTAAACCAGCTTCAGCTCGAGTTTGTCCTGCTCGACAAGCTTGACCACCAGAGCAATAAACGCGAATTGCTCGGGAAGACGGGCGTAAAGACCCCGTTCGAGCGTGTCTTGGAGGTTCGCCACTTCGGCTGCGTCAAGTCGTTGTGGAGCGAGCCAACCTTGCCCCAGCGCATAAGCACCCCCCAGAGCAAAACTGCCGGCAATCCATTTCAGCATTCGACGTCGCATCATCGGCCTCCTTTGGCATCGAGAAAATTCGGGCGTGATACGTATCAAAATTCCTTCCACCGTGGCAAGAGCAACACCCCTTGGATTACCGCTAGCACTGACTTCAGGCCACATAGCGTGATTCTTAGCACCTTTATCTGAAGTAGAAGTGGCAAAGCTTGACTTTGTATATTGAAAGCGTCATACTGCCGAAAAGGCTTGTTATTGAGGGGTTCATCCTAACAGGCCCCTGGTTTGAGGACCGCGCTATCCCCGCAAGCGCTGGCTACCCAGCTTGAGAGAACCTCGTCTCTCATACGTCATCTCCCACTTGGTGACGCTTTTGGGTTGTCCTACCTCCGCTTGTATACCGTCGCATCGGCGTCGGTATTCGTCCCAATTTGACCAAGGAGCATTCCCATGCTGGTCATTCCTGGAAGTAAAGCGAAGGACGTCTGCGATTCCCACTTGGGACCAACTCGTCGCGATCTACTGCGCGTTGGCGGTTCTGCCATGCTGGGTCTCTCGCTTGGGCAAATGCTGAATCTGCAGTCAGGCCAAGCCTTGGCGGCCGAGTCCAACTCGCACGGTGCCAACTTCGGCAAAGCGAAGAGCATCATTCTGGTCTACCTGCAAGGCGGCCCTAGCCACTTGGACTTGTGGGACCCGAAAGATGACGTACCAGACAACGTGAAGAGCGTGTTCAAGCGAATCGGCAGCAAGGTGCCTGGCATCGATCTGACCGAGAACATGCCCAAGCTGGCCCAAGAGACGGACAAGCTCACGCTGATTCGCTCAATGAGCTATACCCCGGTCGGCCTGTTTAATCACACCGCCGCCATCTACCAAATGCATACCGGCTACACAGCCGACAAGGTCAGCCCAAGTGGACAGTTAGAACCGCCCACCCCCAAGGACTTCCCCAACTTCGGCTGCAACATCATCAAGTTTAAGCCGCCGGAAGTTCCCATGCTGCCGTTCGTGATGATGCCGCGACCGCTGCAGGAAAGTAACGTCGTCAACAAGTCGGGCACCGCAGGCTTTCTGGGGCGTGCCTACGATCCGTATTATCTGTTCCCGTCGGGAGATGATATGGACATGAACAAGATGGACCGCATCAATGTTGACGACCTGAAGCTGCGGCCTGAGATCACCAGCACGCGTCTGGGACGTCGGGCACGCCTGCGAGACATGATCAACGCCGGCATGCCGGCGCTGGACAAAGCGGTCGAGTCGTACGACCTGGACAAGTACTACGAAACGGCTCTGAACCTGATCTCCAGCGGTCGGGCTCGCGACGCGTTCGATCTTTCCAAAGAAAGCGACAAGACCCGCGATCGCTACGGCCGGAACACGTTCGGCCAGAGCTTACTTTTGGCACGCCGCCTGGTCGAAGCGGGTACCCGGGTCGTGGAAGTGATCTGGCCGAAAGTCGCCAACAGCAACAATCACAGCTGGGATCACCACGTAGATCTGAGCAACCGCATGAAGAACCAGTCGGCACCGATGCTGGACTCCGGTTTGTCCTCGCTGATCGCCGACCTGGACGACCGAGGCATGCTCGACGAAACGCTGGTCGTTGCCGTCGGTGAGTTTGGCCGTAGCCCACAGCGCGGCGTGAGCACCTCGGGCAACAACAACAGCGCCGATGGCCGCGATCATTGGCCTTACTGCTATACGGCTTGCCTGGCTGGTGCTGGGATCGGTCGCGGCAAGGTCTACGGCGAATCGGACGATACGGCTTCGGCGCCGAAGAACGATCCGGTTCATCCGACCGAATTGTTAGCCACGATGTACCACGCGATCGGCATCGATCCGCAGACGATCGTTTACAACCATTTGAATCAGCCCCGCGAGCTAGTGAAGGCCGAAGCCGTTACGGCACTCTTCGGCTAGAACGAACTCCGCCCCATTCTTTTCGACAATCCTCCCTTTCCTTTTCACAAAACGGCCTCGGTGATACCCATCCCACCGAGGCCGTTTTATTTTGGGGGTCGCGCAAAAGAAAACGCGTCCCACCGCAAAGCGGCGGCAGGACGCGTCCGGGGGGGATTGCACTCGCGAATTCTCGCTTAGTTCAACTCAGGATCTGCGCGATCGACGTCGAAACGATCAAGGTCCATCACCTTGCTCCAAGCTTTGACGAAGTCACTGACGAAACGTTCTTCAGCACCGTCGGTGGCATAGACTTCGGCGATCGCTCGCAACTGCGAGTTGGATCCGAAGATCAGGTCGGCTCGAGTCGCCGTCCATTTCACTTCGCCTGACTTGTAATCGCGGCCTTCAAACGAGTTGTCGCCGGTCTTGTGCCAAGTGGTGTCCATGTCCAAAAGGTTAACGAAAAAGTCGTTGGTCAACGTGCCAGGCTTATCGGTCAGCACGCCGGCCTTCGAGTCGCCCGTGTTGGCGTCCAAGGCTCGCAGCCCTCCGACCAAGGCCGTCATTTCCGGAGCCGACAACGTCAACAAATTCGCCTTGTCGACCAGCTTTTCTTCCGGCTTGCGACGATCGTAGTCGTTCTTGCCGATGTAGTTGCGGAAGCCATCGGAAGTCGGTTCCAGGTAGGCCACCGATTCGACGTCTGTCATTTCCTGGGTCGCATCGGTTCGGCCTGGCGTGAACGGAACGCTCACGTCGTGCCCGGCTTCCTTGGCAGCGGCTTCCACCGCGGCACAACCGCCTAGCACGATCAAGTCGGCCAGCGAAACCTGCTTGTCGCCAGACTGCGAACCGTTGAAATCCTGCTGGATCTTTTCCAGCGCCGCAATCACCTTGGCGGTCTGCTCGGGGTTGTTCACAGCCCAATCCTTCTGCGGAGCCAGGCGAATGCGAGCCCCATTGGCACCCCCACGCATGTCCGAACCACGGAACGTGCTGGCCGAAGCCCAGGCCGTTTCCACCAGTTCAGGAATCGTCAGATTGGTGTCGAGGATCGTCTTCTTCAATGCAGCCACGTCGGCGTCATTGATCATCGTGTAATCGGCCGCCGGGACCGGATCCTGCCACAATTGTGGTTCGGGAACGCTGGCACCGAGTAGTCGAGCGTGAGGGCCCATGTCGCGGTGAGTCAACTTGTACCAGGCCTTAGCGAAAGCCTTTTCAAACTCTTCTGGATTCTCGTGGAAACGCTTCGAGATCTTGGCGTATTCCGGATCCATCTTCAGGGCCAGATCGGTGGTGAACATCATCGGTGCGTGCGACTTGCCTTCGACGTGGGCATCTGGCACGGTACCTTCACCGCCACCGTTTTTTGGCTTCCACTGATGGGCGCCGGCAGGACTCTTGGTCAATTCCCACTCATACTTAAACATGTTGTCGAAGTAGTCGTGCGACCAATGAGCTGGCGTCGAGGTCCAGGCACCTTCCAAACCGCTGGTGATGGTATCTTCAGCGTTACCTTTGCCAAACTTGTTCTTCCAGCCGAAGCCTTGTTCTTCGATGCTGGCGGCTTCCGGTTCGGGACCGACGTACTCAGCTGGGGAAGCGGCACCGTGGGCCTTGCCGAACGTATGACCACCGGCGATCAAAGCCACCGTTTCTTCATCGTTCATCGCCATGCGGCCAAAAGCGATGCGAATGGCCTTGGCGGCTTCCAGTGGATTGGGTTCTCCCTTAGGGCCTTCGGGATTGACGTAGATCAAACCCATTTGCGTCGCGCCCAGCGGATTGTCGAGCTTGCCATCGACGTCGTAACGCTCGCCACCAAGCCACTTGTTTTCTGGTCCCCAGTAAACGTCCATTTGCGGTTCCCAAACGTCTTCACGACCGCCGGCGAAACCGAACGTTTCAAATCCCATGTCTTCCAAGGCGCAGTTACCGGCCAGGATCATCAAGTCGGCCCACGAAATCTTGTTGCCGTATTTCTGCTTGATCGGCCAGAGCAAGCGCCGAGCTTTGTCCAAGCTGGCGTTGTCAGGCCAGCTGTTCAGCGGAGCGAAACGCTGAGTACCGTCCGACGCACCACCGCGACCATCGGTCACGCGGTAAGTACCGGCACTGTGCCAGGCCATTCGAATGAACAGAGGGCCATAGTGACCATAGTCGGCCGGCCACCAGTCTTGGGAAGTGGTCATCAACTTCTTGATGTCCCCCTTCACCTCGTCGATGTCGAGCTTCTGGAACTCTTCGGCATAGTTGAAGTCGGGACCGAGCGGATTGCTGCGAGCCGAGTTCTGGTGAAGAACTTGCAGATCGATCTGATTGGGCCACCAATCCTTGACGGACATCACGGGGCCCGAGTTCATGTAGGCTTCTGGAATTTTCTCGGCATCGTCCGTCTTGGCATGGGCCGCGGTGAACAGGGCGTTCATGGCCCCCGTGATGGGGCACTTGCTCGCGGGTGCCGCTGCGTCCGTGCTCGGATGACCGGCAGGAACGGTTGGGTGCTGAGCTACGGCGGATGCCGTGAGGCACATCACCGCACAACTCGCCAAAAAAGCTGTGATGGGAATGGTACGTGTCATGATCTCTCCGGTTGGTTGGAATGATTTGAAATGGCCCGCTGTGGGGCACCGGCCAGTCAACTTCCTTCAATTCTCCCGCGCGACGAGTGATTCATCCAATGAATTCTCTCTATAGCTGCCATGCACAAAACGCATAGATAAATTTTGAGACCCTACTCGGAAATCTAGAGCCCGCATGCCCCGGTCACAACGATTTTCCGGAACGAAACGACGAGAATGCGGCAAATTCTTACAGAAACTCAGGGGAACGAGATTTGCCCGTAATCGCCGTTAGCGTGCTCATATCCCTTAAACACGGAAAAGTTAACCTTCCCGCTCGACTCGCGCCGACGCATGCCCGATAGATGACTGTGGCACGAACTGCGCCAATTGTTATCTTGATCGCTAGGTCCTGACTCGCATCAGTGTTTTGAAACACGCGTGGCGAAATGTCGGCGTGCGACAGGTAACTCGCCGCGTAACTTTCTCAACCAATCCAACGCCTACCGAGCGGAAGTCGCATGCTCCAAAACACATCCGGAAAGCCACTGGATACTCACCAGAAGGCGCTCAGCATCAACCTGGACAATCGCCGATACGGCACGTTTGCCGAGATTGGTGCCGGCCAGGAAGTCGTCCGCTGGTTTTTCCGCGTCGGGGGTGCAGCCGGAACGATCGCCAAGAGCATGTCGGCATACGACATGCAGGTCAGCGATGCGATCTACGGACGTGCGAAGCGTTACGTCTGCCGCGAACGTCTGCAGGCGATGCTCGACCAAGAGCATGCTTTGAATCTGGAACGTCTGACCGACATTCGGGGCGAGACGAGCACGTTCTTCGCGTTCGCCGATACGGTGAAGGCCCGCGGATACAAAGGGGGCTCGGAATGTCACGGTTGGATGGGAATCAAGTTCCAAGCCCACCCGCGCGACGACGATAGCCAGATCATCATCCACGTCCGCATGCTCGACAACGAGATGGCCCTGCAGCAGGAAGCTTTGGGGATCGTCGGCGTGAACCTGGTCTACGCCGCGTTCAACTACCATCACGAACCGGAACTGTTGGTCGACTCGCTGCTGGATGGTCTTTCGACCTCGCGTATCGAGATCGACATGATCGAGTTCTCCGGCATCGCATTCCGTCGGGTCGACAATCGCCTGATGAGCTTGAAACTGGTGGAACTGGGCCTGAGCGGGGCGGCCATGTTCGCGGCCAACGGCGAAGTGCTGCAACCGTCCGAGTTCCTTTACAAGAAACCCATTCTGGTCGAGCGTGGCAGCTTCCGTCCGGTTTGTAACGTGAACCTGGACATGCTCAATTGTGCCCACGAAAAGTTCTCGCAGCTTCCCGACGTCAAAGGGAAAGAGGTGGCTCAGATCATGGAGATCACCATGCGGAACTTGAAGGCGGAAGGCG
This genomic interval carries:
- a CDS encoding sensor histidine kinase; the encoded protein is MQAKRTCCVIIAALGLLAAACGLIASLVPTLLPSPATATIFAILAIAITFTAVVTLASTNSDSAPTGTDATQENSRLKLELDTLRHLNAQLLEDKFFLQFLKADQDHERQLLALDLHDLTLPNLTSSLFQMEALGQRLSGMDDSLDGTIDLLRESMHQTRRVMNCLSPTLVQDEGVVASLQRLVDHFQASVDSVRFHHDVEFDRLSPLCECALIQLVREALDQIRRNRFAQNVELELVQEDDRLRLAITDDGAGNLADSPRIQDCLEILSGHQAAQHQQGSGHVMRVEFSVTDLIQSDTIKEKSRAFS
- a CDS encoding (Fe-S)-binding protein — its product is MRVALFVPCYIDQLYPRVAMATLDLLEQLGVDVEFPAAQTCCGQPMLNSGCDTDALPLAERFVEIFSGYDAIVCPSGSCVSMVKNHYDHLLHENANYDTLRTQIFELCEFLVDVLKIDSLPVKFPYKVGLHSSCHGLRELRLASDSELNAPEFNKPKQLLALLDGVEFAELKRKDECCGFGGTFAVSEEAVSCTMGRDRIADHLQAGTQVLTAGDMSCLMHLAGLIKREKQPIRVMHIAEILAGYEVPQ
- a CDS encoding LutB/LldF family L-lactate oxidation iron-sulfur protein, yielding MSAIKSYDHPTNANQFNQDQDRTHWHDSSLWFIREKRDRMSKSLPEWETLRSCASQIKAHTVSKLADYLEEFEKNATARGVQVHWAKDAEEHNQIVLEILRKHQAKRIVKSKSMLTEECHLNPWLEKHGIEVVDTDLGERIVQLRQEPPSHIVMPAIHLKKEDVSNTFHEHLQTEKGNNDPNYLTESARQHLRQKFCQADVGITGVNFAIAETGGFVVCTNEGNADLGVSLPKVHIACMGIEKLIPKADHLSIFLRLLARSATGQPITTYSSHFHGPVEGGELHIVLVDNGRSKIMNSDDYRNSLKCIRCGACMNTCPVYRRSGGHSYAATVPGPIGSILNPLRDAKHHKTLPFACTLCGSCSDVCPVKINLHEQLLTLRTEVKNQKQLPMSKTLPMRIASYVFQRPKLYAWLGGIGKFFLRTMPRFLIYNPLNPWGRHREMPEAPPESFRQQYAQRAKKKSDDR
- a CDS encoding LutC/YkgG family protein, translating into MSSKDQILKSVRNQLVPSADLPSLDQDWIQYDDAVAHFGEVLQAVGGTAIAVEGIDGLTEELAKIPAYTDAKKTVSCVEGLVGTVDLDRVEDPHELEDVDYAVLPGEFAVAENAAVWVTDAKIRHRVILFIPQHISLVIHCAGGKVEEAVVHNMAEAYQRLVWSRNEFGCFISGPSKTADIEQSLVIGAHGARSLHVFFVF
- a CDS encoding DUF1501 domain-containing protein, with the translated sequence MLVIPGSKAKDVCDSHLGPTRRDLLRVGGSAMLGLSLGQMLNLQSGQALAAESNSHGANFGKAKSIILVYLQGGPSHLDLWDPKDDVPDNVKSVFKRIGSKVPGIDLTENMPKLAQETDKLTLIRSMSYTPVGLFNHTAAIYQMHTGYTADKVSPSGQLEPPTPKDFPNFGCNIIKFKPPEVPMLPFVMMPRPLQESNVVNKSGTAGFLGRAYDPYYLFPSGDDMDMNKMDRINVDDLKLRPEITSTRLGRRARLRDMINAGMPALDKAVESYDLDKYYETALNLISSGRARDAFDLSKESDKTRDRYGRNTFGQSLLLARRLVEAGTRVVEVIWPKVANSNNHSWDHHVDLSNRMKNQSAPMLDSGLSSLIADLDDRGMLDETLVVAVGEFGRSPQRGVSTSGNNNSADGRDHWPYCYTACLAGAGIGRGKVYGESDDTASAPKNDPVHPTELLATMYHAIGIDPQTIVYNHLNQPRELVKAEAVTALFG
- the katG gene encoding catalase/peroxidase HPI translates to MTRTIPITAFLASCAVMCLTASAVAQHPTVPAGHPSTDAAAPASKCPITGAMNALFTAAHAKTDDAEKIPEAYMNSGPVMSVKDWWPNQIDLQVLHQNSARSNPLGPDFNYAEEFQKLDIDEVKGDIKKLMTTSQDWWPADYGHYGPLFIRMAWHSAGTYRVTDGRGGASDGTQRFAPLNSWPDNASLDKARRLLWPIKQKYGNKISWADLMILAGNCALEDMGFETFGFAGGREDVWEPQMDVYWGPENKWLGGERYDVDGKLDNPLGATQMGLIYVNPEGPKGEPNPLEAAKAIRIAFGRMAMNDEETVALIAGGHTFGKAHGAASPAEYVGPEPEAASIEEQGFGWKNKFGKGNAEDTITSGLEGAWTSTPAHWSHDYFDNMFKYEWELTKSPAGAHQWKPKNGGGEGTVPDAHVEGKSHAPMMFTTDLALKMDPEYAKISKRFHENPEEFEKAFAKAWYKLTHRDMGPHARLLGASVPEPQLWQDPVPAADYTMINDADVAALKKTILDTNLTIPELVETAWASASTFRGSDMRGGANGARIRLAPQKDWAVNNPEQTAKVIAALEKIQQDFNGSQSGDKQVSLADLIVLGGCAAVEAAAKEAGHDVSVPFTPGRTDATQEMTDVESVAYLEPTSDGFRNYIGKNDYDRRKPEEKLVDKANLLTLSAPEMTALVGGLRALDANTGDSKAGVLTDKPGTLTNDFFVNLLDMDTTWHKTGDNSFEGRDYKSGEVKWTATRADLIFGSNSQLRAIAEVYATDGAEERFVSDFVKAWSKVMDLDRFDVDRADPELN
- a CDS encoding TonB-dependent receptor — protein: MLQNTSGKPLDTHQKALSINLDNRRYGTFAEIGAGQEVVRWFFRVGGAAGTIAKSMSAYDMQVSDAIYGRAKRYVCRERLQAMLDQEHALNLERLTDIRGETSTFFAFADTVKARGYKGGSECHGWMGIKFQAHPRDDDSQIIIHVRMLDNEMALQQEALGIVGVNLVYAAFNYHHEPELLVDSLLDGLSTSRIEIDMIEFSGIAFRRVDNRLMSLKLVELGLSGAAMFAANGEVLQPSEFLYKKPILVERGSFRPVCNVNLDMLNCAHEKFSQLPDVKGKEVAQIMEITMRNLKAEGEIDRRDFLARADVMAACGMNVLISDYFEYYRLGAYLARCTNEHIGVVMGAASLRELFDEKYYTTLDGGILESFGRLFKNDLKIYCYPLRDRDTDELLTCETLNIKPELQKLYRYLLERDGISDLDNYNPDCLGIFSRDVLRKIGDCDPSWETMVPPPVAKVIKERKFFDYQCPDDDSCAVT